One Setaria viridis chromosome 5, Setaria_viridis_v4.0, whole genome shotgun sequence genomic region harbors:
- the LOC117859331 gene encoding protein NRT1/ PTR FAMILY 6.2, giving the protein MDGKKVQERAAWGAGGDGGGNLVQDAVDYRGCRADKSSTGGWVAAALVLGIELCERLSTMGIAVNLVTYLTGTMHLPSAAAANVVTDFMGTSFLLCLLGGFLADSFLGRYLTIAIFALVQAIGTGLLAVSTEVRQLRPPPCGPGAAGPCEQATGLQMSVLYVCLYLIALGTGGLKSSVSGFGTDQFDERDARERAAMGLFFNRFFFFISVGTLLAVTILVYVQDHVGRSWAYGICTGAMLVAIAVFLSGTRRYRYKRGSGSPIVQILQVLVAAAQKRSIKQPLTASALYEDRPEHARIPHTAQFPCLDRAAVMAGDDDNEVGRDGRPVPNPWKLCSVSRVEEVKMVARLMPVWATTILFWTIYAQMITFSVEQATTMDRRMGRFEIPAASLTVFFVGAIMLTLAVYDRVFVPLCRSLMTGRQGLTNLEKIGMGLVLSIAGMAAAAICEKKRLAVAATAAGQHESLPISVFMLTPQFLLVGAGEAFIYTGQLDFFITRSPKGMKTMSTGLFLTTLSLGFFLSSALVSLVKGCTTWLGDTINHSRLDYFYWLLAVLSVVNLVAYLVCAMWTTPPASSQAEQPQIAMTADEKC; this is encoded by the exons ATG GACGGGAAGAAGGTGCAGGAGCGGGCGGCATGGGGcgccggtggcgacggcggcggcaacctgGTGCAGGACGCCGTGGACTACCGGGGTTGCCGGGCCGACAAGTCCAGCACGGGCggctgggtggcggcggcgcttgtgCTCGGGATCGAGCTCTGCGAGCGCCTCTCCACCATGGGCATCGCCGTGAACCTCGTCACGTACCTCACCGGCACCATGCACctccccagcgccgccgccgccaacgtcgTCACCGACTTCATGGgcacctccttcctcctctgcctcctcggCGGCTTCCTCGCAGACTCCTTCCTCGGACGCTACCTCACCATCGCCATCTTCGCCCTCGTCCAAGCTATC GGCACGGGGCTCCTGGCGGTGTCCACGGAGGTGCGgcagctgcggccgccgccttgcggacccggcgcggcggggccgtGCGAGCAGGCGACGGGGCTCCAGATGAGCGTGCTCTATGTGTGCCTCTACCTCATCGCGCTCGGCACAGGCGGGCTCAAGTCCAGCGTCTCGGGCTTCGGCACCGACCAGTTCGACGAGCGCGACGCCCGCGAGCGCGCCGCCATGGGCCTCTTCTTCaaccgcttcttcttcttcatcagcgtCGGCACGCTCCTCGCCGTCACCATCCTCGTTTACGTCCAGGACCACGTCGGCCGGAGCTGGGCCTACGGCATCTGCACCGGCGCCATGCTCGTCGCCATCGCCGTCTTCCTCTCCGGCACCCGGCGCTACCGCTACAAGCGCGGCTCCGGGAGCCCCATCGTGCAAATCCTCCAGGtactcgtcgccgccgcccagaAGCGGAGCATCAAGCAGCCACTCACCGCCTCCGCGCTCTACGAGGACCGCCCCGAGCACGCCCGCATCCCCCACACCGCCCAGTTCCCGTGCCTGGACAgggcggcggtgatggcgggcgacgacgacaacgaggTGGGACGCGACGGGCGGCCGGTGCCCAACCCGTGGAAACTGTGCTCCGTGTCCCGCGTGGAGGAGGTGAAGATGGTGGCGCGGCTCATGCCGGTGTGGGCGACGACGATCCTGTTCTGGACCATCTACGCGCAGATGATCACTTTCTCCGTGGAGCAGGCGACCACCATGGACCGGCGCATGGGCCGCTTCGAGATCCCGGCCGCCTCGCTCACCGTCTTCTTCGTCGGCGCCATCATGCTCACCCTCGCCGTCTACGACCGCGTCTTCGTCCCGCTCTGCCGGAGCCTCATGACCGGCCGGCAGGGGCTCACCAACCTGGAGAAGATCGGCATGGGCCTGGTCCTCTCCATCGCCGGCATGGCCGCTGCTGCCATCTGCGAGAAGAagcgcctcgccgtcgccgccaccgctgcggGGCAACACGAGTCACTGCCCATCAGCGTGTTCATGCTGACGCCGCAGTTCCTGCTggtgggcgccggcgaggcgttCATCTATACGGGGCAGCTGGACTTCTTCATCACCCGGTCGCCCAAGGGCATGAAGACCATGAGCACCGGCCTCTTCCTCACCACGCTCTCGCTCGGCTTCTTCCTCAGCAGCGCGCTCGTCTCCCTCGTCAAGGGCTGCACGACGTGGCTCGGCGACACCATCAACCACAGCCGCCTCGACTACTTCTACTGGCTCCTCGCCGTGCTCAGCGTCGTCAACCTCGTTGCCTACCTCGTCTGCGCCATGtggaccacgccgccggccagcaGCCAGGCGGAGCAGCCACAGATCGCGATGACCGCAGACGAGAAATGCTAG
- the LOC117857016 gene encoding chaperone protein dnaJ 49, with translation MEGNKDDAVKCLRIGRGALEAGDRARAIKFLSKAKRLDPSLPIDDLLAPLLNPQDDSPASSSSSPPPPPPQPAAAGAAEAAEADGLRERKQKGKKREEEETTGAAAREYTAEQLEVVRQVKKHSRDYYQILGLEKDCTVEDVRKAYRKLSLKVHPDKNKAPGAEDAFKAVSKAFQCLSDDEGRKRYDLVGSDEPVTHHRRPSTARAYNGFYEDDFDPDEIFRNFFFGNMAPATTRQFGQFGTFHFRTGGMHAHGQQNSGGSTVRMLIQLLPVLLLLLLNFLPSSEPVYSLNRSYPYEHKFQTPRGVAYYVKMPNFEEQYPHQSTERVTLERHVERDYYSIITQNCRVELQRRQWGLAYQTPHCDMLKKFEAAAQ, from the coding sequence ATGGAGGGCAACAAGGACGACGCGGTCAAGTGCCTGCGCATCGGCAGGGGCGCGCTTGAGGCCGGCGACCGCGCGCGCGCCATCAAGTTCCTCTCCAAGGCCAAGCGCCTCGACCCCTCCCTGCCCATCGACGACCTCCTCGCCCCGCTCCTCAACCCCCAGGACGACTCCCCCgcttcctcgtcatcatcgccgccgccgccaccgccacaacCTGCAGCAGCAGGGGCAGCGGAAGCAGCTGAGGCTGATGGGCTGAGAGAGAGGAAACAGAAGGGcaagaagagggaggaggaggagacgactGGTGCTGCTGCTAGGGAGTACACGGCGGAGCAGCTCGAGGTCGTGCGCCAGGTCAAGAAGCATTCCAGGGACTACTACCAGATCCTCGGCCTCGAAAAGGACTGCACTGTCGAGGACGTGCGCAAGGCCTACCGCAAGCTCTCGCTCAAGGTGCACCCTGACAAGAACAAGGCCCCTGGTGCAGAGGACGCCTTCAAGGCCGTCTCCAAAGCCTTCCAGTGCCTCAGTGATGACGAGGGTCGCAAGCGCTATGACCTTGTTGGCTCGGATGAGCCAGTAACACACCACAGGAGGCCCTCCACTGCCCGTGCATACAATGGGTTCTATGAGGATGACTTTGATCCAGATGAGATATTCAGAAACTTCTTTTTTGGTAATATGGCGCCTGCGACCACCAGGCAGTTTGGACAGTTTGGGACGTTCCATTTCAGAACTGGTGGAATGCACGCCCATGGGCAGCAAAACTCTGGTGGCTCAACTGTCAGGATGCTTATTCAGCTGTTGCcagtcctgctgctgctgctgctcaacTTCCTGCCATCCTCTGAGCCTGTTTACTCCCTCAACCGCTCCTACCCATACGAGCACAAGTTCCAGACCCCACGTGGAGTTGCATACTATGTCAAGATGCCTAATTTTGAGGAGCAGTATCCACACCAAAGCACTGAGCGGGTGACACTGGAGCGGCATGTTGAGAGGGATTATTACTCAATAATTACGCAGAATTGCAGGGTTGAACTGCAGCGCCGCCAATGGGGATTAGCATACCAGACACCGCACTGTGATATGCTTAAAAAATTTGAGGCGGCAGCACAGTAA